In Conger conger chromosome 12, fConCon1.1, whole genome shotgun sequence, one DNA window encodes the following:
- the LOC133105511 gene encoding B-cell CLL/lymphoma 7 protein family member A-like isoform X2, with protein sequence MSGRSVRAETRSRAKDDIKRVMAAIEKVRKWEKKWVTVGDTSLRIYKWVPMTEPKSDDNKNKKKSKDEKYRSEVTTPENSSSPGMMDMQDDNSNQSSLADSSPVKQEASPGASPTPEPPAVSQGDSNEAKSDASQSPSKSHPSSESSMSSTSKKDLSSEEQELSTETAKNTQELESGAPPCKKGKLDSPSQDSEES encoded by the exons ATGTCGGGCAGGTCGGTCCGTGCAGAGACCCGGAGCAGAGCGAAAGATGACATCAAGCGGGTTATGGCCGCTATTGAGAAAGTGCGGAAATG GGAGAAAAAATGGGTGACGGTGGGCGACACTTCCCTACGGATCTACAAGTGGGTCCCCATGACTGAGCCCAAGTCTGATGAT aacaagaacaagaaaaaaagcaaagatGAGAAGTATCGGTCGGAGGTGACGACCCCAGAGAACAGCTCCTCTCCTGGGATGATGGACATGCAGG acgacAACAGTAACCAGAGTTCCCTCGCTGACTCGTCGCCAGTCAAGCAGGAGGCCAGCCCCGGCGCGAGTCCCACCCCTGAGCCCCCGGCCGTCTCCCAGGGCGACAGCAACGAGGCCAAGAGTGACGCCAGCCAGTCCCCGA GCAAGAGTCACCCATCTTCAGAGTCCTCCATGTCCAGCACGAGCAAGAAAGACCTGTCCTCAGAGGAGCAAGAACTGTCTACAGAAACCGCTAAGAACACTCAG GAATTGGAATCTGGGGCCCCTCCCTGTAAGAAGGGCAAGCTGGATTCCCCCTCCCAAGACTCTGAGGAGAGCTAA
- the LOC133105511 gene encoding B-cell CLL/lymphoma 7 protein family member A-like isoform X1 has protein sequence MSGRSVRAETRSRAKDDIKRVMAAIEKVRKWEKKWVTVGDTSLRIYKWVPMTEPKSDDKNKNKKKSKDEKYRSEVTTPENSSSPGMMDMQDDNSNQSSLADSSPVKQEASPGASPTPEPPAVSQGDSNEAKSDASQSPSKSHPSSESSMSSTSKKDLSSEEQELSTETAKNTQELESGAPPCKKGKLDSPSQDSEES, from the exons ATGTCGGGCAGGTCGGTCCGTGCAGAGACCCGGAGCAGAGCGAAAGATGACATCAAGCGGGTTATGGCCGCTATTGAGAAAGTGCGGAAATG GGAGAAAAAATGGGTGACGGTGGGCGACACTTCCCTACGGATCTACAAGTGGGTCCCCATGACTGAGCCCAAGTCTGATGAT aagaacaagaacaagaaaaaaagcaaagatGAGAAGTATCGGTCGGAGGTGACGACCCCAGAGAACAGCTCCTCTCCTGGGATGATGGACATGCAGG acgacAACAGTAACCAGAGTTCCCTCGCTGACTCGTCGCCAGTCAAGCAGGAGGCCAGCCCCGGCGCGAGTCCCACCCCTGAGCCCCCGGCCGTCTCCCAGGGCGACAGCAACGAGGCCAAGAGTGACGCCAGCCAGTCCCCGA GCAAGAGTCACCCATCTTCAGAGTCCTCCATGTCCAGCACGAGCAAGAAAGACCTGTCCTCAGAGGAGCAAGAACTGTCTACAGAAACCGCTAAGAACACTCAG GAATTGGAATCTGGGGCCCCTCCCTGTAAGAAGGGCAAGCTGGATTCCCCCTCCCAAGACTCTGAGGAGAGCTAA